The DNA segment TGCATCGAATATATCCAAGTTGGGACATGAAATCAAAAATTTTGGATGTTCAGACTGCAAATGCCCTTCGCATCTATTTTACTTCCCTGATCTGGAACTATCAAAAAAGATATGTTTAGAATCCTTTGAAAAGTTGGGGCTTCAGCCCAAGGATCTGGAGGATCTGGAAAAGATTTAGATAAATGGTTTCAAGGTACAGATCATCACTAAAAAAATTCAGTTTTTATAACTAATCTCATGATGCTTAGCTTGGTGAGTATATGCTCCAAAGTTTTAGGATAATTGAATGGCATCATCAATTAAAATGAAAATTCTATTTAAAAAAATTATGGGAAAGGTTAAAACTTATCATTATATTACGGCTTGCATGAATCTGCTGAACTTTATTTTTAAGGTGAAAGGTAGTGGGTTCTTAAGGTGAAAAATAGCGGGAATATTTTAGTAAAAATGAAAATTTAAAATTAAAAAAAAGTTTACTGGAACTTCCTGAAAAATTCCTCGAACTCATCCACGCCCATGGGCTGGGGAACAACAAATTCCTGGTTTCTGTATATCTTCTCTGCAAGTTCCCGATATTTTTGTGCCTGTTCAGAGTCTGGAAACTTTTCAAGAACTGTTTTTGCATCGTATTCACTCTGCTGGACCAGTTCGCTTCGAGGTATAACTTCTATGACCTTCGTACCAATCCTCTTGGCGAATTTTTCAACGATCTCAACTTCCCTGTTGGTGCCTCTGCAGTTGCAGATGATGCCTCCAAGGCGGCTTTTGAGTTTCTGGATGCCCTGGGATATGTTGTTTGCAGCGTAGAGTGCCATGTACTCTCCAGATGTGACTATGTAAACCTCATCTGCAAATTCTTCCCGCAGTGGTACTGCGAATCCACCACAGACAACATCTCCAAGTACATCGTAGATGATGACTTCAGGTTCTGGCTTGAAGACTTCAAGTTTCTCAAGGAGATTCATTGCAACTATGACTCCCCGCCCTGCACATCCCACTCCTGGTTTTGGACCTCCACTTTCAACACAGTCCACTTTTCCATAGCCTTTAAAGAGAATGTCATCCTTTTTAACGTCCTTTTTTTCTTTGACAACATCAAGGATGGTTGGTATTCTCCGCCCCACAAGGGTTCTGGTTGTGTCTGCCTTGGGGTCGCAGCCTATTACAAGGACATTTTTATCTTTGGAGTAGGCTGCTGCAATGTTTGAAACCACTGTGGATTTTCCAATCCCTCCTTTACCATATATGGCTATTCTTTTGGTTTTTGAGGCCTCAGTCATTACCCTTCACCATGGCTCCGATTATGTCTCCCCTCGTGACTATTCCAATGAGTTTTTTATCTGCATCAAGCACTGGAAGTCTTTTGATGTGGTGGGAGTCCATTAGCTCTGCTGCATCAGATATTTGAGCATCCTTTGAGATTGAAACCACTTTTTTGGTCATTATATCTCCGATTAAAACTGAGCTTGCCCTTTCCATGTCTTCTGCAAGTTCGTCCATTTCGTACTTCATCTTCACAGGGAGTTCTATGAGGTCAAGGGGTGCAGGGAGTATGAGGTTTATTTTGGGTGAGTGAATTTCAAGCATCCTCATTATATCGCCTTCACTCACTATTCCAACAACGTGGTTTTCATCGTTAACTACTGGGGCTCCGCTTATCTTGTTGTTTCGAAGGACCTGTGCAACATCCACTATTTTATCAGTTGATTTGAATTTTACTACATTTATTTCCATGGCATCTTCAATCTTCATTACTCATCAACTCCTCCATAAACAGCTTCAGCTGTCCTGATTTATCCCATCATCAAATATACATATGTTTCATTTATACAAAGGGTTTACCTATATGCAAGGTTTTAAAATAAAATTGCTTTTAGTATCCTTCTTTTATTTAAGTTTTTTATTCCTTTTTTGGTTTTTATACTACTTTCATTTTACGTTCCTAACAGGATCATAAAAGTTTAAATAGTGAATAATTAAATTTTATAATAATTCAGAAAATTAACTATTAATTTGGATTGAAAAATTGTGAAAAAACATAGGATTAGATAAAAGTGACGTGATACCTTGAAAGATGAAAATATTGATGAAATACTTGATAACCTTTTAATTTATCTTCCTCTTTTCTATCAAAAGGCCATAAAGCCAAAAAATCCGGATATAAAACAGAAACACCAGGTTTATTATCAGATACTTGGAATACTTGAACATTTTGATAATTTGCCCATATCCCACCTTGGAAAACGCCTCTTCGTATCGAAGCCCAACATGACCTCCCACATCGACAAACTCGTTGCAGACGGAATGGTCGAACGTGTACCTGATGAAAAGGATCGGAGAATAATCCGTGTGAGAATCACAGAGAAAGGACTGCGCTTCATAAAGGAATCACGTGATATCATCAATGAAATCATAAAGTACAACCTTTCACCCCTCGATGAATCAGAGCTTGATGAGCTCAATGGCTGCCTTAGAAAGATAAGGGAATTCATGCATAAAATCGACACAATGGAAGAAATACATCGTAAAACTCCTTAAAACTTACGAATAAATGAATGTTATAATTTTTAATTTATTGGAGGATACTTAATGGAAAATGAAAAATCAAAGGGCTCTGAAGCCCTCAACATCAAACTTCTACTGGGTGGACTGATGATAAGTCTTCTTGTAGGTGCTCTGGACAACTCCATAATGAGCACAGCCATGCCCAAGGTCATTGCAAGTCTTGGAGGAATGGCATACTACGTCTGGCCCTTCACAATCTACCTTTTAACATCAACAATTGCAATAATACTTTCAGGAAAATTATCAGATATATACGGCCGTAAAAAGGTTTTAATCACGGGAATAGTTATTTTCATAGTGACATCGGTTCTCTGCGGTTTCTCCCAGAACATCATGGAACTCACATTCTTCAGGGGACTGCAGGGAATAGGTGGGGGAATACTCATGACCATCCCCTTCATAGTTGTGGCTGAAGTCTTCCCTCCCAGGGAGAGGGGAAAGTACATGGGAATTCTCTCCTCCGTGTTTGGATTTGCAAACGTTCTCGGACCCGTGCTCGGCGGTTTCATAACCGACTTCATGGGATGGGAATGGGTTTTCTACGTGAACATCCCAGTGGGAATTACAGCCATATACATGCTCAGATCCTACTTCCCACACCTAGAGATAGTTATAAAAGAAGGTGTAATTGATTACGCTGGAATTGTGACCTTAACTGCAGCTTTAAGTGCACTTTTCCTGGGCTTAACCTTCGTGAGGAGCACGGCAGTTTCATCAGGCCTCGTTGCATCTCTCTTCATATTTGCAGGGTTTATGCTTTTAGTCTTCATTTACGCTGAGAAAAAAGCCCGCGAACCCATTTTACCAATGAAACTATTTAAAAACTCCATATTCAATGTTTCATCCATTGCAATGTTTCTTTCAAGTGCTGTGATGTTCTGTGGAATCATCTACATACCATTATTTATTCAGGGAGTGCAGGGAATGAGTGCTTCAACCTCCGGACTCTTAATAACTCCAATGCTTGTGAGTCTCACCATTGCATCCCTCATTACCGGGCAGATCATTTCAAGAACCGGTACCTACAAAAAACTGGCAGTTCTGGCATTCGTACTGCTTACCCTGGGTATCGGACTTCTTTCAACCATGAACACCAGTACAGGATTTGTTGTACTTATAATCTACTCAACCATATTAGGTATTGGAACCGGTATGATGTACCCAATATTCAACGTTGCAGTGCAAAATGCTGTTCCAATGAGGGAGCTTGGAACTGTTACAGCTTCAATGCAGTTCTTCCGTAACATCGGAGCAACTGTGGCCCTTCCGGTATTCGGAGTTATTGTGAACATCACCGTCAACATGGACATCCAGACATCTAAAAACGTTTCACCAGCACTCATGAGCCTTGGAATACACAACGTGTTCATATCTGGACTTGTGATAAGTTTTGTGGGACTTCTGGTTTGTTTCTTGCTGAAGGATAAAGTTTTGGCTGGTAGGGGTGATTTTGAAGTTGAGAAGAAGGATTTGGCTGGGGAATAAGATTTTGCAGGTGAACTTCTTTTTTCTTTTATTTTTTAAGGATAAAAATAAAAAAATGGAATATTTTCATGATTTTATACATAAAAAGTAGTAATAAACCATATAAAGATATCTTATAAATTAAACATTCACTTTATTAAAACTTTGAAGTGATAGCTTTGAACACCCCCTTTTACTGAAATTATCGGTAAAAAAGAAGGATATATTGTTTTAATTCCATTCAATTTCTTGATAAATCTGATTAGAGAAAAAAGAAGGTTTAATGTTTTCAACGGAAAAATATTTAATTCCCATAAATCTCATTCTCAAATTAATATTCTCCCCAGTTAAATTATCACTCTGAGATTATCTGAAACCCCATTCGAAGGTTTTAAGGGGATGTAATTCATTAATTAAAATAATTCATTGAACTGATAATCGAGGTGAACCATGAAGGTAACGTTCATAAATCCGCCGCAAACCAATTCTAAATACAAATTTATAGGAGTTGTGGCCCCGCCTCTTGGAATAAGTTACATGGCAGCTGTTCTGGAGGAAA comes from the Methanobacterium aggregans genome and includes:
- a CDS encoding MarR family winged helix-turn-helix transcriptional regulator — its product is MKDENIDEILDNLLIYLPLFYQKAIKPKNPDIKQKHQVYYQILGILEHFDNLPISHLGKRLFVSKPNMTSHIDKLVADGMVERVPDEKDRRIIRVRITEKGLRFIKESRDIINEIIKYNLSPLDESELDELNGCLRKIREFMHKIDTMEEIHRKTP
- the cfbC gene encoding Ni-sirohydrochlorin a,c-diamide reductive cyclase ATP-dependent reductase subunit, which codes for MTEASKTKRIAIYGKGGIGKSTVVSNIAAAYSKDKNVLVIGCDPKADTTRTLVGRRIPTILDVVKEKKDVKKDDILFKGYGKVDCVESGGPKPGVGCAGRGVIVAMNLLEKLEVFKPEPEVIIYDVLGDVVCGGFAVPLREEFADEVYIVTSGEYMALYAANNISQGIQKLKSRLGGIICNCRGTNREVEIVEKFAKRIGTKVIEVIPRSELVQQSEYDAKTVLEKFPDSEQAQKYRELAEKIYRNQEFVVPQPMGVDEFEEFFRKFQ
- a CDS encoding MDR family MFS transporter produces the protein MENEKSKGSEALNIKLLLGGLMISLLVGALDNSIMSTAMPKVIASLGGMAYYVWPFTIYLLTSTIAIILSGKLSDIYGRKKVLITGIVIFIVTSVLCGFSQNIMELTFFRGLQGIGGGILMTIPFIVVAEVFPPRERGKYMGILSSVFGFANVLGPVLGGFITDFMGWEWVFYVNIPVGITAIYMLRSYFPHLEIVIKEGVIDYAGIVTLTAALSALFLGLTFVRSTAVSSGLVASLFIFAGFMLLVFIYAEKKAREPILPMKLFKNSIFNVSSIAMFLSSAVMFCGIIYIPLFIQGVQGMSASTSGLLITPMLVSLTIASLITGQIISRTGTYKKLAVLAFVLLTLGIGLLSTMNTSTGFVVLIIYSTILGIGTGMMYPIFNVAVQNAVPMRELGTVTASMQFFRNIGATVALPVFGVIVNITVNMDIQTSKNVSPALMSLGIHNVFISGLVISFVGLLVCFLLKDKVLAGRGDFEVEKKDLAGE
- a CDS encoding CBS domain-containing protein, whose translation is MKIEDAMEINVVKFKSTDKIVDVAQVLRNNKISGAPVVNDENHVVGIVSEGDIMRMLEIHSPKINLILPAPLDLIELPVKMKYEMDELAEDMERASSVLIGDIMTKKVVSISKDAQISDAAELMDSHHIKRLPVLDADKKLIGIVTRGDIIGAMVKGND